Proteins encoded in a region of the Amia ocellicauda isolate fAmiCal2 chromosome 19, fAmiCal2.hap1, whole genome shotgun sequence genome:
- the LOC136714512 gene encoding ankyrin repeat and SOCS box protein 17-like, with translation MENNFVFLDLVSRVIRRVLFRFPGQVGCQRYEPRIYRTLVHFLRKATLQEFEVFLSGYVHFARNTSLGLDRRFHLEFIQICNNVILHWVFVQKGNPDLVRTLMEKMLGLMQESNVNLALIWRPFTPVYSPSRLEGVTPLLYVAQIRQSSILKILLQYGLLERERCPMHILLTILFYPPSPHILDELYYRNIIDDTKDCIALCARVLTRISVSDVETQIDFGRDPLIADWKDYIPVTRYRDPCELSHLCRATIRWCLLGRINLPKGIRELPLPPALQRFLNLES, from the exons ATGGAGAACAATTTTGTGTTCCTTGATTTGGTGTCCCGGGTGATAAGAAGGGTGCTGTTTCGCTTCCCAGGACAGGTGGGGTGTCAGAGGTACGAGCCCCGGATCTACAGGACACTGGTCCATTTCTTAAGGAAAGCAACTCTGCAGGAGTTTGAAGTGTTCCTGTCGGGTTATGTTCATTTTGCGCGCAATACCAGCCTGGGGTTGGATCGGCGGTTCCACCTGGAATTCATCCAGATCTGTAACAATGTTATCCTGCACTGGGTGTTCGTGCAGAAGGGCAATCCGGATCTGGTCAGGACGTTAATGGAGAAGATGTTAGGCTTGATGCAGGAGTCAAATGTTAACCTGGCCCTAATATGGAG ACCATTTACCCCCGTTTACAGCCCCAGCCGCCTCGAGGGGGTGACACCACTACTGTATGTTGCCCAGATCCGGCAGAGCAGTATTCTGAAGATCCTGCTTCAGTATGGgctgctggagagagagagatgccccATGCACATCTTGCTCACAATACTGTTCTACCCACCCAGTCCTCACATTCTGGATGAACTGTACTACAGGAACATCATTGACGACACGAAAGACTGCATTGCCTTGTGTGCCCGGGTTCTCACTCGCATCTCTGTCTCAGATGTTGAG ACTCAGATTGATTTCGGCCGCGATCCTCTCATTGCCGACTGGAAGGACTACATACCTGTGACACGCTACAGGGACCCCTGTGAGCTGTCCCACCTCTGCAGGGCCACTATCCGATGGTGCCTGCTGGGCAGAATCAACCTCCCAAAGGGAATCAGGGAGTTGCCCCTTCCGCCAGCTCTTCAGCGATTCCTAAACTTGGAGTCCTGA